The region GACGCGAACGAACGCCCGACACCGATCACTGCGCGCGCGCCTGCCGCCTCACCTCGCTCGCGCAATGCACGCGCGAGCGATCCGCCGATCAGGCCGACACCGAAAATCACCAGCTTGTTAAAAGAGAACGCGGCCACGTCGGTCACAGAAAAAGCGCGCCTTCCGTAAAGTGAGGCGCGCGGGTCAAGGTCAATCGCTTATGCGGTAGCGAGCGTCTTTTCGAGCGCCACGAGGAACGCTTCGTTTTCTGCCGGCAGGCCGATCGTGATGCGCAGCCATTGCGGCAAACCGTAGTTGCCGACCGGGCGAACGATCACGCCCTGCTTCAGCAACTCCACATTGACGCGGTTGCCCGCTGCATCGTCGTTGCCGACACGCACCAGCACGAAGTTACCGTCCGACGGCACATATTCGAGGCCGAGTTTGTCGAACGCTTCGGTCAAAAGACGATAGCCTTGCGCATTCAGGGCCGCGCTCTTTTCCAGAAACGCCTTGTCGCTCAGCGCCGCGACCGCCGCGGCTTGCGCCAGCGTGTTCACGTTGAACGGCTGACGCAGACGGTTCAGCAGGTCGGTCAACCCGGGCTGCGCGATGGCGAAGCCGACACGCAAGCCCGCGAGGCCGAACGCCTTCGAGAACGTGCGCGACACCAGCAGATTCGGGTAACGGCGCACCCACGCGATCGAATCGTAGCGCTTTTCTTCCGGCAGATATTCCGTGTACGCCTCGTCGAGCACGACGACCACGTGAGGCGGCACCTTGTCGAGAAACGCTTCGAGCTTCGCGCCTTCGATGAACGTGCCGGTCGGGTTGTTCGGGTTTGCAACGAAGATCAGGCGGGTGTCGTCCGTGATCGCAGCGAGCATCGCGTCAAGATCGTGGCCGTACTTGACGGCCGGCACGACGATCGCCCGCGCACCCACACCTTGCGTGGCGAGCGCGTAGACCGCGAACGAGTATTGGGCGTAGACGATCGATTGGCCCTTCTCGACGAACGCATGCGCGGCGATTTCGAGAATGTCGTTGCTGCCGTTGCCGAGCGTGACCCAGTCGGCCAGCACGCCGTAGCGCTCGCTCAGCGCCGCCTTCAGCTCGAATGCATTCGCGTCCGGATAGCGGCCGAGTTCGCTGGCCGCTTGCGCCATGGCGCGTTGCGCCGATTCCGGCATGCCGAGCGGATTTTCGTTCGACGCGAGCTTCACGATGGTCGCTTCGTCGAGGCCAAACTCGCGGGCCACTTCCGAAATCGGCTTGCCGGCGATGTAAGGCGCAATCGCGCGCACATAGGAAGGACCGAAGGACGTTGTCATGAAAATCTCCGAACGACTAATTAGTAGTAGATAAATATGCGGCAGGCGCGCCAGAGCGGCGTGAGCGCGCCTCGACAGCCATTAGCGGGCGCGCGGATACGAGCCGAGTATCTTCAGGAACGCGGCCTTCTGGCCGAGTTCGGCTAACGCGGCAGCGACCGCCGGCTCATCGCGATGGCCTTCGACGTCGATATAGAAGTAATACTCCCACGTGCCGACGCGCGCCGGACGCGACTCGAAACGGGTCATGGATACGCTATGACGCGCCAAAGGCTCCAGCAACTTGAACACCGCGCCCGGCTCGTTCGCGACCGAAACGATCAACGAGGTCTGGTCGTGTCCGCTGACGCCGGTGCGTTCCTTGCCGATCATCACGAAACGCGTGCGGTTGTGCGGATCGTCCTGGATCAGGGCGTAAGCGACCTGCAGACCGTAATGCGTCGCGGCGCGATCGCCGGCGATGGCGGCGACGGTCGGATCTTCCGCCGCCATGCGCGCGGCTTCGGCATTGCTCGACACCGCCTGGCGCTCGAGATGCGGCGCGTTGGTCGCGAGCCAGCGCTGGCACTGCGCGAGCGCCTGCGCGTGCGCACACACCCGCTTCACGCCGGCGAGGGCACCATTCAGCGTCAGGAGGTTGTGGTGAATCGGCAAGGCCAGTTCGCCGCCGATCGTGAGCTGGGTTTGCAGCAGCAGATCGAGCGTGCGCGACACCGCGCCTTCAGTCGAATTCTCGACCGGCACAACGCCGAATTCGGCGGCGCCGGCTTCGACCGAGCGAAATACTTCGTCGATCGAAGGGCACGGCAGACCCTCGATCGACTGACCGAAGTACTCGTGCATCGCCTGTTCGCTATACGTGCCGACCGGGCCGAGATACGCGGCCTTGATGGTCTTTTCGAGCGCGCGGCTCGCGGCCATGATCTCGCGCCAGATCGCGCTGATATGCTCGCTGGCCAGCGGGCCGTCGCTCATATCCTGCAAGCGCGCGATCACCTGCTGCTCGCGCTCGGGGCGGAACACCGGCGCATTGAAATGCTTCTTCACCTCGCCCACTTCGAGCGCCACTGCGGCGCGCTGATTGAGGAGCGCGATCAGCTGCGCGTCGAGCGCGTCGATGCGTTCGCGAAGGGGTTTGAGTCGGGTATTGAGTTCGTCGTCCATGCGTGAAAACGGCCCTGCCGGTAGCTGCTGCACAAATGCGTGCTGGAAAGGATGCGCGTGCCTGAATATCGAAGACGATCAGGCACTGCGCTGTTCGAATTCCTTCATGTATTCGACAAGCGCTTTGACGCCTTCGAGCGGGACGGCGTTATAAATCGACGCCCGCATGCCGCCGACGGACTTGTGGCCCTTTAGCTGCACCATTCCCCGCGCTTTCGCGCCGGCCAGGAAATCTTCGTTGCGCGACTCGTCGGCGAGGAAAAACGGTACGTTCATCCGCGAGCGCGAGCCACGCTCGACCTTGTTCAGATAGAAGCTGCTCGAATCGATCGCGTCGTACAACAGCTTCGCTTTTTCGAGATTACGCGCTTCCATCATGGCAAGGCCACCCTGCTTCTTCAACCACTTGAACACCAGCCCTGCGATGTAAATCGCGTACGTGGGCGGCGTGTTGTACATCGAATTGTTCTCGGCGACGGTTTTCCATTCGAACGCCGACGGGCAGATCGCTTGCGCGCGGCCCAGCATGTCTTCGCGCACGATCACGACCGTCACACCCGCCATGCCGATGTTCTTCTGCGCGCCACCGAACAGCACGCCGTATTTGGCGATGTCCATCGGACGCGACAGGATGTGCGACGAGGCGTCCGCCACCAGCGGAATATCGCCGAGGTCCGGAATCTCGAACGTCTCGACGCCGTGAATAGTCTCGTTCGTGCACAGATGCACGTACGCGGGATCGTCCGACAGTTGCCATTCCGAGCGTGCCGGCGCGCGCGTGAAGCCTTCGGCCGTCTGACCGCTCGCCGCTAGATGCACCGTGCCGTACTTTTGCGCCTCCTTGAACGACTTCTGCGACCACGAACCCGTCACGACGAAATCCGCACGCGCCTTGGCACCCATCAGATTCATCGGCACGATCGCGTTTTCGCCCAAGCCACCGCCCTGCAGAAACAGGATGCGATGGCTAGCGGGCACGTCGAGCAAGTCACGCAGATCGACGAGTGCTTTCTCATGGATCGACATGAATTCTTTGCCGCGATGGCTCATTTCCATCACGCTCATGCCACTGCCCTGCCAATTGAGCATCTCGTCGGCTGCCTGACGCAGCACTTCTTCGGGCATGGCAGCCGGGCCAGCAGAGAAATTAAAAACGCGCATCGTGAGATCCTGGAAGCTGGCGCGAAAAACGAACAGATCGCGCAAAAATCGGCGAAGTTGGCAGCCGTAAAGGCTGCCGCTGCAACGGCAGCCGCTGCAAAGGCAGCCTCTGCAAAGTTAGCGCCGCGAACTCGGCAATGCGAGTTTGACGACGCGCGTTTGACAGCACGTATTTAGCAACACTTTCACGCCCAAAAAGAAAATGGCCGTCTGCGCGTGTGCGCAAACGGCCATTATCGCATTGTCACTGCCAACCCGCCAAACCCGGCCTGCCGCCCAGCACGCCGTATAGCTTGCCAAGCGGCGGCTAGCGCGATGTCAGCGCAGCCTTTTGACTTTTGGCTAACTAGCTGGCTTACTTAGCCGGCTTGACCGAAGCGACTTCCTTGTCAGCCTGGTCGCGCGTTGCCTTGATCGATTGCGGCATGTACTTTTGCATCAAGCCATTCACGACGTCGCGGCCAACCTGGTCTTGCACCTGGATGAACTTGCGGCCGGTCGGGCTCTTGTAGAACGCGGTCAGATCCTTAATTTCCGACGTGCTGTAGTACTTCGCGTAAGCGTCGTACTGAGCTTGCATTGCGTCTTGACGGAAGGAGTCAGTTGCGAACACCTGGCCTGCGCCATCAACCAGCTTCGGCACTGCATTCTTTTGCAGCGTCGGGACGGAAGCCTGCTTCTGCTTGTCCGTCATCGTCTTGTTTTCGCTCAGGGCGTCCGACAGGATAGCCGGAACCAGCTGCTTGGCTTGCATCTGGGCGCTGTTGCCGATTGCGCCGACGAGCTTTTGCGCGTCGATTGCGTCCAGCAGATCCTTGATTGCAGCCTGCTTGGCCGGATCAACCGGTGCCGCGGCAGCAGCCGGAGCCGCCGGTGCCGAGCTCTGCAGAGCTTGAGCCATAGCGAAGGTCGGCACGAGAGCAGCCAGCAACATCAGTTGTTTGAATCGTTTTTGCATCATTACTCCCTAAGAGAAATTAACTTGAACTGCAAGCTGCGCGGGACGCGTATCGGCCCGACACGCCATTGTTCCCTGCGCAGCTTTCAACCAATAGCTGGGACTGAAAGCCGCCGACGCGGATCAGGCCGCACCACCATCCTCACCGCCGTTGTCGCCTTCGGCAGGACCTTCGGTGTCGCCTTCCACATCCACATCCACATCCGCTTCCGCTTCCGCAACCTGTTGCAGACCTGAAAGCTTGGTCCCTTCGTCAAGGCTGATGAGTGTAACACCTTGGGTTGCGCGCCCCATTTCGCGGATTTCCGATACGCGTGTACGAATCAGCACGCCCGTATCCGTGATCAGCATGATCTGCGCTTCCTGATCCACCAGCGTGGCGGCGACGACCTTGCCGTTACGCTCCGACGTCTGGATCGCAATCATCCCCTTCGTACCGCGCCCGTGCCGCGTGTACTCGGTGATCGGCGTGCGTTTGCCATAGCCGTTTTCGGTTGCGGTGAGCA is a window of Paraburkholderia phytofirmans OLGA172 DNA encoding:
- the pheA gene encoding prephenate dehydratase, which encodes MDDELNTRLKPLRERIDALDAQLIALLNQRAAVALEVGEVKKHFNAPVFRPEREQQVIARLQDMSDGPLASEHISAIWREIMAASRALEKTIKAAYLGPVGTYSEQAMHEYFGQSIEGLPCPSIDEVFRSVEAGAAEFGVVPVENSTEGAVSRTLDLLLQTQLTIGGELALPIHHNLLTLNGALAGVKRVCAHAQALAQCQRWLATNAPHLERQAVSSNAEAARMAAEDPTVAAIAGDRAATHYGLQVAYALIQDDPHNRTRFVMIGKERTGVSGHDQTSLIVSVANEPGAVFKLLEPLARHSVSMTRFESRPARVGTWEYYFYIDVEGHRDEPAVAAALAELGQKAAFLKILGSYPRAR
- a CDS encoding DUF2059 domain-containing protein; this translates as MQKRFKQLMLLAALVPTFAMAQALQSSAPAAPAAAAAPVDPAKQAAIKDLLDAIDAQKLVGAIGNSAQMQAKQLVPAILSDALSENKTMTDKQKQASVPTLQKNAVPKLVDGAGQVFATDSFRQDAMQAQYDAYAKYYSTSEIKDLTAFYKSPTGRKFIQVQDQVGRDVVNGLMQKYMPQSIKATRDQADKEVASVKPAK
- the hisC gene encoding histidinol-phosphate transaminase — protein: MTTSFGPSYVRAIAPYIAGKPISEVAREFGLDEATIVKLASNENPLGMPESAQRAMAQAASELGRYPDANAFELKAALSERYGVLADWVTLGNGSNDILEIAAHAFVEKGQSIVYAQYSFAVYALATQGVGARAIVVPAVKYGHDLDAMLAAITDDTRLIFVANPNNPTGTFIEGAKLEAFLDKVPPHVVVVLDEAYTEYLPEEKRYDSIAWVRRYPNLLVSRTFSKAFGLAGLRVGFAIAQPGLTDLLNRLRQPFNVNTLAQAAAVAALSDKAFLEKSAALNAQGYRLLTEAFDKLGLEYVPSDGNFVLVRVGNDDAAGNRVNVELLKQGVIVRPVGNYGLPQWLRITIGLPAENEAFLVALEKTLATA
- the serC gene encoding 3-phosphoserine/phosphohydroxythreonine transaminase, which encodes MPEEVLRQAADEMLNWQGSGMSVMEMSHRGKEFMSIHEKALVDLRDLLDVPASHRILFLQGGGLGENAIVPMNLMGAKARADFVVTGSWSQKSFKEAQKYGTVHLAASGQTAEGFTRAPARSEWQLSDDPAYVHLCTNETIHGVETFEIPDLGDIPLVADASSHILSRPMDIAKYGVLFGGAQKNIGMAGVTVVIVREDMLGRAQAICPSAFEWKTVAENNSMYNTPPTYAIYIAGLVFKWLKKQGGLAMMEARNLEKAKLLYDAIDSSSFYLNKVERGSRSRMNVPFFLADESRNEDFLAGAKARGMVQLKGHKSVGGMRASIYNAVPLEGVKALVEYMKEFEQRSA